From Poecile atricapillus isolate bPoeAtr1 chromosome Z, bPoeAtr1.hap1, whole genome shotgun sequence, one genomic window encodes:
- the LSM5 gene encoding U6 snRNA-associated Sm-like protein LSm5, whose amino-acid sequence MAASAVSNPSQLLPLELVDKCIGSRIHIVMKSDKEIVGTLLGFDDFVNMVLEDVTEFEITPEGRRITKLDQILLNGNNITMLVPGGEGPEV is encoded by the exons ATGGCGGCCAGCGCGGTATCCAACCCGTCCCAGCTCCTGCCGCTCG AACTTGTGGACAAGTGCATCGGTTCACGCATTCACATCGTGATGAAGAGCGACAAAGAAATTGTTGGGACACTTCTAGGATTTGATGACTTTGTCA ATATGGTGCTGGAAGATGTTACGGAATT TGAGATCACACCTGAGGGCAGAAGAATCACAAAGCTGGACCAGATTCTGCTCAATGGAAATAACATAACTATG CTGGTTCCTGGAGGAGAAGGACCTGAAGTATGA